The DNA window AGGTGCTGCGAAAGGCCGAGGCGAGGGCCGCCAGTGAGGCGGCGCTGACCCTGGATGCGTGGGCGTCGGAGCACCAGGCCAAGATCGACGCGGTGCTGAAGTCGCTCGGGGTGAGCTAGCTCGTCGCGACGCTCGCGTCGTCGGTGCGCATGCGGTTCAGCCGGTCGTAGTGGCGGTAGCCGAGCTGATCGAGGGCGCTCGATGGGGCCAGGCCGATGTCGACCAGGGTCTTGATGTCGTAGGTGCCCGCGAGGACCGGGGGGGCGTAGCTCTGGATGGCCGCCGGCGTACGGAGCTTCGGGAGCGGGAAGAGGACGGAGCTGGTGTGGACGTGCATGAAGTGCGCGGCCGACTGGCGCTGCCACCCGGGGACCCCCGGCGCCGTGATCACGTGCGGCGTCGCGAGGAAGGTGCCGCCCGTGAGGATCTCCAGCTGCTGTCCGACCTGCGCGACGATGCAGCCCGGAGGCGCAGACCCACGCACCAGGCGGCCATTGGGCTCGTCGGGAGTGGCGCGGGTGCGGAGATAGAGGCCGCTCTTGCTGTCCGGCTGGGACGCGGGGCGCCCCTCGGGATCGAGGAAGCGCCCTCCCGGCAGGAGCGTGAGCAGGTTGAAGTCCGTGTGCTCCTCACCCCACAGGATCCCCGTGTTCACCTGCGAGGCGTCGAGGGGGAGGTACTGGAGCGCGCGGGTGACATGGGGCGCGCGCTCGCACAGCGACGTGAACGCCGCCTTGTCGAGGCCGAGGGCGATGGCCGCAGCAGACAGGAGCGCGAGGCCCGCGTCGTGGAGCGCGCGGCCCATCGTCAGCAGACCTTCCTTGAAGTACGGCGGCGCGTCTTCCGGCCAGAGGTTCTCCGGGTAGAGCTGGGGAAACTCGAGGGGAGACAGGTCGTCGGTCGGCAAGGGCGCGGCGAAGTAGCACTCCTTGAAGTCGGGCTGACCGTTGCCCGCGACGGCGACCTCGGTGTTCGGCGGCGTCCAGCCGCGCTGGTACCAGAGGTCGGCGCGTCCATAGGGGCGCTTTTGCTCGACGGGCCGCGCGACGAAGTCGCCGAACGCGTCGTAGAAGCGGCTGAGTGCCTGCGCATCGACCCCGTGGTTCTGCACGTACACGAGGCCGAAGGTGCCGAACGCCTGGCGGAGCGCCTCGGCCCCCTGCGCCACGCGGGAGGGGTCGCTGGAGGAGAGATCGTTGAGATCGACGGTAGGGATGTTCATGGGCTCGGAGCTGGGCGGCCGTGTAGCGCGGCTCGCCCTCGGATCGCAACGGCGTGCGCGCCGCGACGCAGCAAGGGCGTGGGCAACCCCACGGTCGAGCGCACGCGCTCCCGCTCAGGTCGTCGGGTCGAGGTGTAGCTCCGCCGAATTTCTCCCGGTAGCGTGGTGATCCACGGTGTGGAGACCTCCGGCTCCCCGTCCTCGGGGCA is part of the Chondromyces crocatus genome and encodes:
- a CDS encoding isopenicillin N synthase family dioxygenase, with protein sequence MNIPTVDLNDLSSSDPSRVAQGAEALRQAFGTFGLVYVQNHGVDAQALSRFYDAFGDFVARPVEQKRPYGRADLWYQRGWTPPNTEVAVAGNGQPDFKECYFAAPLPTDDLSPLEFPQLYPENLWPEDAPPYFKEGLLTMGRALHDAGLALLSAAAIALGLDKAAFTSLCERAPHVTRALQYLPLDASQVNTGILWGEEHTDFNLLTLLPGGRFLDPEGRPASQPDSKSGLYLRTRATPDEPNGRLVRGSAPPGCIVAQVGQQLEILTGGTFLATPHVITAPGVPGWQRQSAAHFMHVHTSSVLFPLPKLRTPAAIQSYAPPVLAGTYDIKTLVDIGLAPSSALDQLGYRHYDRLNRMRTDDASVATS